A genomic stretch from Primulina huaijiensis isolate GDHJ02 chromosome 14, ASM1229523v2, whole genome shotgun sequence includes:
- the LOC140957996 gene encoding uncharacterized protein, with translation MLGSMSNGFQRRFEEAINAANIYVHLQELYGEQTCPLSHATVNELMTSRLGEGASLHDHGVWMIGLIEKLVSLDLVIPNELSTDILLLSLPSLFDGFVVNFNMNKLEATLEGLINMLTTYEATTKKEKHVFLVGSSFETKKDSQGKGKKRSALSKKH, from the coding sequence ATGTTGGGTTCTATGTCAAACGGGTTTCAAAGGCGATTTGAGGAAGCTATAAATGCTGCTAACATTTACGTTCACCTACAAGAGTTATATGGTGAACAAACATGTCCACTAAGTCATGCTACTGTCAATGAGCTCATGACATCACGCTTGGGAGAAGGAGCCTCGCTCCATGATCATGGTGTgtggatgattgggctcatcgagaagcTAGTGAGCCTGGACCTTGTTATTCCAAATGAATTGTCCACAGACATTCTATTGTTGTCACTACCGTCGTTGTTTGATgggtttgtggtgaacttcaatatgaacaagttGGAGGCTACCCTTGAAGGGTTAATAAATATGCTTACTACATATGAAGCCACCaccaagaaagaaaaacatGTTTTCCTTGTGGGCTCCTCGTTTGAGACGAAGAAAGACTCACAAGGGAAGGGAAAGAAACGTTCTGCCCTTTCCAAGAAACACTAA